Genomic window (Vicia villosa cultivar HV-30 ecotype Madison, WI unplaced genomic scaffold, Vvil1.0 ctg.000684F_1_1_3, whole genome shotgun sequence):
GCCTTTTTCACCATTTTAAGTAGACTTTCTGGCGATCAAATCACACCCAATGTTTGGAGCATCATTAGGGGCTTTGAGATCATATATTATCATTTGGTCGTCCTCCCTGTCATTAggatattctttttctttttacgaTATAGAGGTTCTCCCCGTTTGTGGTTGGGTAACTTTACTCTCTTTGCATGGTATGAGTTTGTTGGAGCCCGGTGTTGAGCCTTATGAGGATTGGAAAGATAAATTTATGCGAGACAGAGGGTGAGATGGTGCTTCTATGGTGACCATAAAGGTGAAATGCACCTCTCACTTTCCTCTATCATGGACAACGAATCCTCGACTTATCAAGGGAATATACTCCTACATCCTTTTTCCCCTTGAGTGAGAGGTGATATAGGTGTTGAGTTGCTTCCATACGGTGAGTTCTTATGCTCTGATCAACCTCGATCAAGGAGATAACGACGAGAACGAGAAAACAAATGCCTCTACTCCCAGCTCCTTGTAATACCAACGAGATACCCGAAGGCCGAATAACATGTGCCAGTGAAGCTGTTGCACCAAAAAAAAACCATGCATAGACCAAGACTAAAAACTTCCAATAGTACCAGACACTTAAACTAGGACACCTCCCTTAAAAAACAACTGAATGTTAATCCTCAGTGTCACCCAAACATTCTCTACGATGCGAGAACCACTACACAATATTATTCGCTACCGATCCAAATTTAATATGTAGCCATTTCCAAGATAAAATCTTCACCTCCTCCACCATTTCTTCTAagtttatttccttgttttggaATACCTTTTTATTTCTACCCTTTCAAATATTCCATACACATGAAAACCATATAACTGTCACCTTTGATGCCGTCGTTCTGTCTCGGTAAAGAAACCCTTGGAATTGAATAAAATGGTGCCAACTAACGAATTGCAAAGCAGACTGAATTCCAAGCCACTTAAGAATGAAGCTCCACAACCCTGCAAAAACAGAACACTCGAAAAATAAATGAGATACCGATTCATCCCCCCCGCACCCTCCCACACATATGCCCAAACTTTGGTCAATCACCCCCCTTCTAATTAAATTATCTACTGTTGGTACTCTATTTTGAAGCAATCTCCATACCATCCCCACCACTTTTGAAGGAATCACCTTATTCCACACCCTAGCCCAAGTATGAATCATAATACTTTGAACATGCAACACTACTCCTTTGTACACCTCACTCACCGAAAACTCCTCGAAATGACTCAACCTAGCTATATCAAATTTATTGACACCCCTTCACCATACTGAACTCTCTCTTCCCCCTGGATTGACTACTTCATTAGACTCGCCATATTTGTTAACCAAATCCTTATACCACATACCCCTTTTTTTTTTTCACCTTCCAAGTCCATTTGCCTAATAAAGCTTCATTGAAAGCTCCCAGGTCTCCAATTCCCAGCCCTCTGTCGATGATGGGTCTACAGACCTtgttccaactaacccaattgattttcctctcctCCTCACTACCCCCATAGAAATTGCTTAAAAATAGACTCTAATGTAGATATAATACAAGTTGAAGCCTTGAAGAATGAGAGAAAATAAATTGGGATTGCGTAcaagacaaattttaaaaaaagctaCTCTCCCCCAAAATGAGAGATACTTATTCTTCCATCTTGATAGTCTATCTCTCACAGTCACAACCACTTTCTTCCATATTTCCTTCCTTTTTGGATTCTCCCCAATGGGAATACCAAGATAACTAATAGGAACATTGGCGATTTTGCAATTTAGGATTCTTGTTGTCTCTGTCACCCATTCTTGAGATACGTGATACCTAAAATCACACTTTTTTGGAAACTAAGCTTTAACACTGACATCAACTCGAATAACCTCAAATTTGCTTTTATGATCCTAATATTTGACCAACTCTTCTCTCCTATTATCATGATATCATCTGCATGTTGAAGGTGGCTGAATCGATCAACTCCCTTTTGGAATTTAAAACCTGTAAATAGGCCCATCTCCTCCGCTTTCTTCGTCAAAGAACTAAATCCTTCTGCCATGATCAAGAAAAGGAATAGGGATAACGGGTCACTTTGTCTAAGACATCTACCCATCTTGAACTCCTTTGTTGGGCTCCTGTTTATCAACACTGATACTGAAGACATACTTAAGCATTCTTTTATCCACTCCCATCACCGACAGAAGAAAATTCCATATTCTTTTGTTCGCCTCAATACTTGCAATTTCATTCTCCTTTCTTCACATATTAATATATCCATGGTAATATCTCGTATTAGCATCTCCTTCTTTCAACCATTTGCTTCTCGCTTTTTACCATTAAATGTTGCAATTAATATTTGACAACTTAAATAATAAAGACATTGTATTAGTGTTtggatatttaaaaaaacaagtgTGTTTACATATGACTAAATATTCTCACATTTGGGAACGTTCTTGAACTCGTTTTCTCATCCAGTTAGAACAATTAAGGACaactatctataatataagaaaaattgtTATTCTAGAAAtaacaaaaatatctttttgttagcttagtctaaattaataatttgggggtaaaaaatgtctttttttggtttttttaaactcacttttcactttccaACCCAGTTTGCACTTTTCATCTTTTCACGTTTCACTTTTtaaaactttattattattatttctaatgaccaaaatattccaataaattattttttaataaaaaaactattatgatcattttaaatgattgttaacttacatttaaaatagtatttaatttttaaaaattaactttagtaattgaatattaataacaaaaaaatatattttgaaataatttttattttaagatacaatattttttaagaaaataataataattttagttaattttttttatttcaattaaaatgaatttaaaaatatacttgaaaatgtgtgttattggataaaatacaaaattgtgtgacacttatcattaactttaatttatatgattcaaaatattattatattaacatatatcattaatgaagtttatacaattaaaataatatttgcacaattaaatattaaaaaaattatttgttattgatgtcatttcacaaatatatgttatcaatgtaaatagtatatatatatatatatatatatatatatatatatatatatatatatatatatatatatatattatttacattgataacatatatttACATTGAAGGCCTGACTGGAGCGGGTGACGGAGAAGGAATGGCTGGGGCGGGTGAAGGAGTAGGCCCGACTGAAGTGGGTGATGGAGAAGGAATGGCTGGGGCGGGTGTATCAGATGTCGTAGGTGCATCATGTGGAACAACTGCTCCATCAGTGACCTGAGATACTAcacgtgtaacacccttctaaaccccgcggaaataattagaataattcagagtaaacatgaaatacaagggtatcacaattaattcaaaataaataccaATGCCAaatgtcatgccacacgaggaacaatttaacataaaacaccattcatgttcaacacagcagATTATAATTCATAACGTTGCATATTCGTCATCCATGCAAATTTATCCAAATCAAGTCTAaaacaacaaattcaaaataGAGTAATTCATCTCTAAACCAGCGTTCCCcggtgttacaatcagagcatgaccgacacgactcatGGATGAACTCtaagagctatcctcaccaaatcagctaagccgctactcctcaatctgaaaaacaacatgtaagggtgagtttcattctcAATTAACGAGTATTATATAGTCGTAAGCAATAAACGTCAAGGAATTATTAATCACTCAACCTACATGTATATAAACATTCCAATACTTCACATTCGTCAAACATACCAGGATacatcatcaatcacaacataatTCATTCAAGCCATAACATCTtataatgcatatgaatgaactaacactaatgcatgtggtaccaaatcatgggctgaacccatccaactgatctactCATCATCGAGATACAGtccaccgacacaaattccgcacaatgggaattatgtcctacAAAGAATCCACTCATCATCGGGATATATCATCAAATGCAAATGATTCATGAAtggatgcacacatatcacatacttatatcatcatcaatacgatgcttaacatcgtctaTTTTCATCTCATCTCATCAACATCGTAAGCATGTACATgtctaagcatcattcaatcattcatgcATATTAACCACAATCGTCATATTAATATTAATCATATATTAATACAATCACAAATCATCAAACCATCATACAAACGCATGGTCATATATATAAACACATTTATACATATACAATGTTTCAATCCACCAAAgcaatttaatcgagtttttaaaataaagtcggccaccgccCATTTTATCACTTTGTCATGTAAAACATCTATTTAGCTTCGCAACGTCCAAAACGACACATAAATCGGAcaaacggatcaaaagttatgaccttcaaaatatttttcaaaaattgcatgttGTGCGTCGACGCATAGcctccttcaggtcgacgcatataACTTCTACCACTCTCGGGTAAGTGTACGCTGACACTATAGGTCGACGCAAATTCCTGAATGTGTCGATGCAACTGacacttaggtcgacgcatgctgcgtTTTATGCAGAATTTTGTTGCGATTCTGACATCCTTCCTCTCTCACTTTCAGTCAAATCACACCATAATCATACCCACATAAAAACATCATCGAGTGGCATAATATActacaattataacacattttagaGGTCATATAACATCAAAACTATTCatcaattcatcaaaacctaacattcaTACTCATTCATCATACATCTAATTGACCCAACTAGTAATCCTAAACAATTCTATCACTATCGATCACATAATAATCATTAACCGAAAatgaatccccccttaccttaggtttgatctTCGGTCTTCCCCTTTCTAAAGCTCTTCAGGTTTTCACGTTCCTTCTCTCAAATGCTGCAATCCCTCTTTTCACAATAttccttctattttatgaaaaatagaataattgTGGTTAGTGGGCTTAGTAAATTAACACCTCCTATTTACTAATCGTAACGCAAGCCCAATAACTGTcttttccaatatttctcaataatcCTCACAATATCgcttattcaaattaaataatttatcctcatttaaattaaataataagaaataattaAGGGGTGTTACAACACGCATCCGTTCTCGCCGGATGGATGCATGCTGTGTGGTCCTCCCATGAATGTCCTCATCCGGGTCGTGGGTCATGATGTCTATATTATGATACAAAAAAACTCGAGTTAGATACTgcgtatttataaataaacatcaaaataaaaacagaaaattactcttccgtagatgcatatacaGAAGTACCTTATTTTTCCAAACATTGGGTGCTTccatagatacatctacggaagtaccTTAGACTCAAAACAttgggtgcttccgtagatggatctacggattGTCCTAACGTACACCTCTTCTGTAGATGGATCTACGAAAGCCACTGAAAATCAGAAACGCAACAATGGCATCTGAGTATTGTTCCAGCCACTACAAACTCTATTTTTGTGGCTTGATCGTCCGTTTAAAACCTCAAACAacccctacattgtctctaaacactATTGCTAAACCTATTAattcatttctacacctaaatatcAAATCCTAATTTGATTTTACAAATACTCTAAAACTAATCGAAATGTCGAAAATTTACCGGTTAAATAAATATAGGAATTGGATGGAAGCTGATACTTGAGTTGAAACGTCTTCTGAACTCGAGATAAAGAAATACGTCAATTTGAAATTTGAaggttgagagagtttgagtttgaaaatgtgAAGAATGATGGAGGGGAAAGGTCTGACGCGAGTTATAACTTCAAATCTTTTCGTAGATGCGTCTATGTAAGTTTTTCTTAAAGGCATCTACGAAATAAAACACCGTTAAtaataaaaaagttatttttggagatgcatctaaAGAAGCACGAGGACAATTTTATCAATTCAGTTGTGCGCTTTGAGTTAAGAAATCTTCGTAAAAAACTATGCTTAAAATATAATTCAAGTGAATACTATGCATATTAAAAAGCTTTTCATTGtaaaaaagaaaaatcttttcGTAACCAATAAAGGGTTTAACAGGATTTTTGTACCAAAGAAAAAGGTTTACGAGAGGAAGAGAACTGTAACAGTCACTTCTCAATTCATTCATCACCCAAAACCATGTTGTTACGCCGTCTTCTCCTCCGCTCTCTCCGTTCATCCACCGTCCCTCCCATTTCCATCACCGCACGCTCCTTCGCCTTCTCATCCGCCGAAGAAGCAGCGGCTGAGCGCCGTCGTCGTAAGCGAAGACTTCGCATCGAGCCTCCCTTGAACGCAATCCGTCCTCCACCTCACCAACACCAATCCCGCGACCCTAACGCTCCTCGCCTTCCCGATTCCACATCGGCGCTTGTTGGACCTCGACTCAACCTCCACAACCGTGTCCAATCCCTAATTCGCGCAGCTGACCTAGACGCCGCCTCCGCCGTAGCGCGTCATTCGGTATTCTCATCTACTCGCCCCACCGTGTTTACTTGCAACGCTATCATAGCTGCCATGTACCGCGCCAAGAGGTACAATGAAGCTGTTgctctttttcactttttcttcaaTCAATCTAACCTTGTTCCTAATATTGTTTCTTACAACAACTTGATCAATACTCACTGCGACGAAGGCCGCGTCGATGTGGCTCTTGGGATTTATCGCCATATTATTGCTGAAGCACCTTTTAGCCCTTCCCCTGTTACGTTTCGCCATCTTACTAAAGGTTTGATTGGTGTTGGTCGTATTGATGAAGCTCTTGATCTTTTGCGTGAGATGTTGAACAAAGGACACGGTGCTGATTCATTGGTTTATAATAATATGATATTGGGTTTTCTTGAGCTTGGTAATTTGGATAAGGCTAATGAGCTTTTTGATGAGCTTAAGGAAAGGTGTTTGGTTTATGATGGTGTTGTCAATGCTACTTACATGGTTTGGTTCTTCAATCAGGGAAGAGATAAGGAGGCTATGGATTCTTACAAGTCGTTAATGGATCGCCAGTTTAGGATGACCCCGGCAACTTGTAATGTTTTGTTGGAGGTTTTGCTTAAGCATGGTAGGCAAAAGGAGGCTTGGGAGTTGTTTGATCAGATGTTAGATAATCATACTCCTCCTAATTTTCAAGCTGTTAATTCTGATACTTTTAATGTCATGGTGAATGAGTGTTTTAAGCTTGGTAAGGTTGATGAAGCTGTTGCTACTTTTAGGAAGGTTGGAACCAAACCTAATTCTAAGCCTTTTATAATGGATGTTGCCGGGTATCGTAACATTATCTCTAGACATTGTGAAAGTGGGATGTTGTCTGAAGCTGAAACTCTGTTTCAAGAGCTGTGCTCTAAGTCTTTGAGCCCGGACGTGCCTACTCACACAACTTTGATAGATGGGTATTTGAAAGCGGATAGGATTGATGAAGCCTTGGGGATATTTAACAAAATGGTGGATTCTGGTTTGAGGGTGGTTGCTACCTTTGGCAACAGGGTGTTTGATGAATTGATAAAGAATGGTAAAGCTGTTGAGTGTGCTCAGATTTTGAGCAAAATGGGAGAAAAAGATCCTAAGCCTGACCCTACATGTTATGAGGTTGTGATCAAGGGGCTGTGTAATGAAGGTTTGTTGGATAAAAGCAAAGAGTTGTTGGACGAGGTTATGAGATATGGTGTTGGGGTAACTTCTACCTTGCGTGAATTTGTGACTGATGTTTTTAAAAATGATGGGAGAGGTGAGGAGATTGAGAGGCTCTTAGATATGAACCGAGCTGGTTACAATCCCCGTCCAAGACCTGCATACCGTCCACCACCGGGAAGGTCCCCTTCTCAAATGTCTGGAACACATAACCCAACTTATGGGCTTCCACAACAGCGCCCACCATTGACTTCTGCTCAGAATCAGATGGCTGGGGTGCACAACCCAGTGTCAGAATTTCCATCTCAAATGGCAGCACCTCAGCGATACCAAACACAGCCTTCTCAAGTTGCAGGAACACATAACCAACCTTCTGGGTATCCAACTCAAATGGCAACACAAAACTCCTCACCACGCTTCGATACTCGAACGGCTGGAGCACGCAACCCGCCTTCTGAGTTTCCTTCTCAAATGGCAGCAGCTCAACGATATCAAACACCGCTTTCTCAAGTGGCAGGAACACATAATCAATCTTCTGGATTATCAGCTCAAATGCAAGTACAAAATTCCCCACCAAACTTTGATAATCGAATGGCTGGAGCACATAACCACCACTTTCCCTCTGGATATCAACCTCAAAATTCAGGGCAGCAACACCCACAACTGCCTTCTCAAATGACAGGGCAGCAACTCCCACCACTGCCTCCTCAAATGGGAAGAATGGATCGTCACCCTCCATGGGGAGCATCTCCTCCAACGAATGGGTTGCGAATGCCAGCAACTGGACCTTCTCCTAATTCAACAGGGCAGTCTCACCACCCTCAATACCAATATCCTCCTCATATGCAAAGGGTATCTCCTCAAACATCCCCAAATCCTTATACACCATATGAACCTTCTCATCCAATGGCAGGACATCAGCCATATGGATCACCATCTGGGCCCCAACAAAGGGTAGAGCAACCATATCCACCGTCAAGATTTACTACTCCAATGTCAGGTCAACATTATCCACTGTCAGGGCCAACTCCTCCAATGTCAGGGTCTTCTCTTCCATCAGCTAAAGCATCAGGGCAATACTATGCAGCCCCAGGAACATCTCAGATTACAGGATCAAATCACCCATCATCAGGAGCCCCTCCTCACTTTGAAGAAAAACATCAACAGCAATTAGAAGTTCCTGAACAGGTTGCAGTCTGATCATTGAAGTTCAATCTAATCCTTAATGTTGCTGGTTCTCTTTGAATCTAGAAAAGGGTTTATCGACCATTTTATATTGTCAGTGTC
Coding sequences:
- the LOC131630443 gene encoding pentatricopeptide repeat-containing protein At1g10270-like, with protein sequence MLLRRLLLRSLRSSTVPPISITARSFAFSSAEEAAAERRRRKRRLRIEPPLNAIRPPPHQHQSRDPNAPRLPDSTSALVGPRLNLHNRVQSLIRAADLDAASAVARHSVFSSTRPTVFTCNAIIAAMYRAKRYNEAVALFHFFFNQSNLVPNIVSYNNLINTHCDEGRVDVALGIYRHIIAEAPFSPSPVTFRHLTKGLIGVGRIDEALDLLREMLNKGHGADSLVYNNMILGFLELGNLDKANELFDELKERCLVYDGVVNATYMVWFFNQGRDKEAMDSYKSLMDRQFRMTPATCNVLLEVLLKHGRQKEAWELFDQMLDNHTPPNFQAVNSDTFNVMVNECFKLGKVDEAVATFRKVGTKPNSKPFIMDVAGYRNIISRHCESGMLSEAETLFQELCSKSLSPDVPTHTTLIDGYLKADRIDEALGIFNKMVDSGLRVVATFGNRVFDELIKNGKAVECAQILSKMGEKDPKPDPTCYEVVIKGLCNEGLLDKSKELLDEVMRYGVGVTSTLREFVTDVFKNDGRGEEIERLLDMNRAGYNPRPRPAYRPPPGRSPSQMSGTHNPTYGLPQQRPPLTSAQNQMAGVHNPVSEFPSQMAAPQRYQTQPSQVAGTHNQPSGYPTQMATQNSSPRFDTRTAGARNPPSEFPSQMAAAQRYQTPLSQVAGTHNQSSGLSAQMQVQNSPPNFDNRMAGAHNHHFPSGYQPQNSGQQHPQLPSQMTGQQLPPLPPQMGRMDRHPPWGASPPTNGLRMPATGPSPNSTGQSHHPQYQYPPHMQRVSPQTSPNPYTPYEPSHPMAGHQPYGSPSGPQQRVEQPYPPSRFTTPMSGQHYPLSGPTPPMSGSSLPSAKASGQYYAAPGTSQITGSNHPSSGAPPHFEEKHQQQLEVPEQVAV